In the Salinirubrum litoreum genome, one interval contains:
- a CDS encoding DUF5305 family protein: MLETARLKLSLLFTERGQQLAVLLAVVGVCSLAIAGVVVATPETTASPVDENEQQFATALNTSAVVTGNTTLWPAGTRLWDKPVYVSAATPTLDLHANTTVPADEQVTVETRISLRYRATADGETVWERTVTLADREVTVTNGTALTTTTLDTDRVRERASNYQQEFGRAGDVQVHLRVETSYESTAYTGDLNASSRVEFTDRGYGMTESMADGHSRSTTEMHEETVPPNPLVYGGFGLLGLCSLIGAGLLVVTTREDIGPAVGPDRDSETLREELRHVRYDEWISAGRLAPSTGERRVELATLADLVDLAIDSNERVVHDDSRGLYGVLSGTTLYVYHDDTGGSDGTVTRTADVYDDPTADAHGDPSDDDSQFDFGVDAAESSTADDDADR; encoded by the coding sequence ATGCTGGAGACGGCACGACTGAAGCTGTCGCTCCTGTTCACGGAGCGCGGACAGCAACTCGCCGTCCTGCTGGCAGTCGTCGGGGTTTGTTCGCTGGCGATCGCTGGCGTCGTCGTGGCGACCCCCGAGACGACCGCGTCACCGGTCGACGAGAACGAACAGCAGTTCGCCACGGCGCTGAACACCAGCGCGGTCGTCACCGGCAACACGACGCTGTGGCCGGCCGGCACCCGACTCTGGGACAAGCCGGTGTACGTCTCTGCGGCGACACCGACTCTCGATCTGCACGCGAACACGACCGTCCCCGCCGACGAACAGGTGACGGTCGAGACCCGGATCAGCCTGCGCTACCGGGCGACGGCGGACGGCGAGACGGTCTGGGAGCGCACCGTCACGCTGGCCGACCGAGAGGTGACCGTGACGAACGGCACCGCCCTGACGACCACGACGCTCGACACGGATCGGGTCCGGGAACGCGCCTCGAACTACCAGCAGGAGTTCGGTCGGGCCGGGGACGTGCAGGTCCACCTGCGCGTCGAGACCAGTTACGAGTCGACGGCGTACACCGGCGACCTCAACGCGAGTAGTCGGGTCGAGTTCACCGACCGTGGCTACGGGATGACGGAGTCGATGGCCGACGGTCACTCCCGGTCGACGACCGAGATGCACGAGGAGACGGTGCCGCCCAACCCGCTGGTGTACGGCGGCTTCGGTCTGCTCGGACTCTGCTCGCTGATCGGCGCGGGACTGCTCGTCGTCACCACGCGCGAGGACATCGGCCCGGCGGTCGGTCCCGACCGGGACTCCGAGACGCTCCGCGAGGAACTGCGGCACGTCCGGTACGACGAGTGGATTTCGGCGGGACGCCTCGCGCCGTCTACCGGCGAACGTCGCGTCGAGTTGGCGACGTTGGCCGACCTGGTCGACCTCGCCATCGACTCGAACGAGCGTGTCGTCCACGACGACTCGCGGGGTCTGTACGGTGTGCTCTCGGGGACGACGCTGTACGTCTACCACGACGACACCGGTGGCAGCGACGGCACCGTCACCCGCACCGCAGACGTCTACGACGACCCGACCGCAGACGCTCACGGCGACCCGAGCGACGACGACTCCCAGTTCGACTTCGGTGTCGACGCGGCGGAGTCGAGTACCGCAGACGACGACGCCGACCGGTAG
- a CDS encoding signal peptidase I gives MKRVVALLAVLTIAVVVAPPPTPLNVSYVTSDSMEPTIHAGDGYLLLDAAVETGDVVTYRATDGAYVTHRVVGETDAGYLTQGDANPSTDQTAGAPPVTDDRIVGRVVTLGGSPVTVPGVGPLFEFVDRFRLELLGGIIALLSLDLLVREETARDPTRPVTTVGDVVPPLLVGFTLAGVLALTIAASPNELVYVATETATPGGRTIPVGETVTREVTASATQLPFTTVLAESTGAQIVAQSATDAGLDLTLSLPGHETTGPRRVTLTTSVYPTTLPAGVLADLHAVHPLVARLASVGALTTPFAAAYLLLFDARSPLRLGTTFGRWAR, from the coding sequence ATGAAGCGGGTCGTCGCACTGTTGGCGGTACTCACGATCGCGGTCGTGGTAGCACCGCCGCCGACGCCTCTCAACGTCTCTTACGTCACCTCTGACAGCATGGAGCCGACGATCCACGCTGGCGACGGCTACCTCCTTCTCGACGCGGCGGTGGAGACCGGCGACGTCGTCACCTACCGCGCGACGGACGGCGCGTACGTCACCCACCGCGTCGTCGGCGAGACGGACGCGGGCTACCTGACGCAGGGCGACGCGAACCCCTCGACGGATCAGACGGCCGGCGCGCCGCCGGTCACCGACGACCGGATCGTCGGTCGGGTCGTGACCCTCGGCGGGAGTCCCGTCACCGTCCCCGGGGTCGGCCCGCTGTTCGAGTTCGTCGACCGCTTCCGACTCGAACTGCTGGGCGGCATCATCGCGCTTCTGAGTCTCGACTTGCTCGTCCGCGAGGAGACCGCTCGCGACCCGACTCGACCGGTGACGACGGTCGGCGACGTGGTGCCGCCACTGCTCGTCGGCTTCACCCTCGCGGGCGTCCTCGCGTTGACGATCGCGGCGAGTCCGAACGAACTCGTCTACGTCGCCACGGAGACTGCCACGCCGGGCGGCCGGACGATCCCGGTCGGCGAGACGGTCACACGCGAGGTGACGGCGAGCGCGACCCAACTCCCCTTCACCACGGTACTGGCCGAGAGTACCGGCGCACAGATCGTCGCGCAGTCGGCGACCGACGCCGGACTCGATCTGACGCTGTCGCTGCCAGGCCACGAGACGACCGGGCCGCGCCGGGTGACGCTCACGACTTCGGTGTACCCGACGACGCTCCCGGCGGGAGTGCTCGCCGACCTCCACGCGGTCCACCCACTCGTCGCGCGACTGGCGAGTGTCGGCGCACTGACGACGCCGTTCGCGGCCGCGTACCTCCTGTTGTTCGACGCCCGGTCGCCGCTTCGACTCGGGACGACGTTCGGGCGGTGGGCGAGATGA